The bacterium genomic interval GGATTATCCAGAAAGATATCCCGTATATTCCTGTTACGGTTGCCATTTGAATGAGAGAAATAGACTGATATTGAGAGACCCCAATACTGGTGGGAAATGAGAACGGCCCAATAGTTTTTAAGAACTCCAGAGATGTCCAGATTACTGGGGGAATAACTCCATGAAAATGTTTCAATCTGGCTTGAAGGAAGGTGGTTAGCAGGCTAAAGATAGCCGTAAAGAGGGAGAGATAGACAAGCGTCGCAAGAAAGACCAGCCAACTGTAAGAGATTAACCCATAAAATAGAGCGGCATAAAAGAAGCATCCTTGAACAAATCCCAATAAGAATGTCTTTTTCAGTTTTTGATTTTTAATCGAGATAAATAGAGTAACAAAGGCTATCCAGGCCAGATAGCTCAAGTTGAATGGCGGGAAGGAGATAACCGACAGGAGAGCTGAAATGACAGCTAAAAGAAAAGGGATGATTGAAGGATTAATTATCATTACCCTCCTTCCTTTTCCCAAGGCTTAAAACATAACCATCCCATATTCTTCTAAAGCGGTTTTCTTTCAACAGCACCACTCCATAATTGGGATCGATAATAAGGATTCCATCATCACTTCCGTGGCCAATTACGAGTCCAAAATGACTTTTCTCAATAAATGCGATCAATATACGTCTTCCGATCATTTTTCTGAAATCATCCAGGGTCAAGAATAACCCTTGAGCCACTAATCCTTTTTCACGAGCTGCCTTGGATAGATTCAGCATCGATGTCCCTTCTTTGTTACAAGAAGATAAAAAAGCTATCTCTTCTTCCGAGGCTTTCACCCCCATTGCCTTACAAGCAAGAGCCAATGTAGCCGGACCACAGGTGTAGTTAGTCTTTTGAAGGAAAGCGAGATCCTTTCTGAGTATGACTCCACCATAGACAGTAAGTGGCGGCGGTTTAAGAAGTCGTCCCTTTATTCCTTCTACAATAATCGGATCTGATAGTTCAATATAAGCTCTTATACCAAAGGTAGCTCCTGCGCCCACGATTATAACAATCAACCCAAGGGTTAATATTTTGAGCAAAAGGAAACTTTTTACCTCAGTCTCTGATCTTTTCCTTTTAACCATCTTAACAGATAATCTCTACTGGAACTATCAAACTGGCCGAGAACTTTACCATCGGAGGTATCTCTTATCATCATACTAAAAGCCCCGGGATAAGTCATCTCAAAGAGTTCCTCCGGACTATTTGCCTGAGTTTCAAATAATTTATAGTAACTTATGCCATTCCATTTGCTGGTCTCTTTGTCTTTATAGAGACAAATGGCATGACCAAAATCAACAGTAACCTGTTGAAGGATATAGGCCTCATAGCCATGCCGGCTGAGAGCATACGCCTGAAATCCCATCTGATCATCGCAAGCGCCTTTTTTCAAGTTGAATATCTCCTCCGGCTCACAGAATTTATTCGGAGTAGATTCATATTCAAAGTAATTTCCTGCATACCAGGCCACCTTCTCCGGGGTATCAAGCTGACTTATGGTTTCCTGGAAACTTAGACCTTCCACCTCTGGAGGTTCCCAAAGATATGAACAATCAAGCGGATACACAGAAGAACCCTTAGGGACAGTCTTTTCTTTATCCAGGATATTTTCCAGGATGTCTTCCTCTCTTTCCCCTCCAAGGCTGATCTGAAAGCCCCCACGGTTATCTCCGTCTCCGGAAAGCCAGAAAAGACCCCAATTCCCCCTGGAAAATCTTTTTCCTACCGAGACGGCAGAATATTTCTCCCAGGAAAAGTAACTCTTTTCTCCCCCTCCCAGACTGAACATCCCTCCTACCTGTCAACCATTTTTTAATTCACTTTTGAACTCCATCCTTCTTCCCTGGTAAGGGTAGTCCTCTCTGATAAGTTGAGTCTTTAATGGCTCATAGAGGGAGACCTCTATTCCAATACCTCTGGGAGTATTTATCCCAATGGTAGTCGATAGGTTATGGTTCTGAAGAAGATTAGTAAAAATTCGACCCGGAATGTAAAAAGGAAACTGGACAAACCCAGAGTAAACCATTTCCCACTCTACCGACGAGGTTATTTCCCTTCTGACTCCGGTTTCAAAGGCAATCAGAACATAACTAAGCATATTGGGTATGTTATCTTCTGTCTTTCCAAAGTCAAAGAAAAGAAGTTCCTCAAGACCGAATCTCAGGTTCATACCGGTCTTCTGCCCTTTGTCAAGGAAGATGGGGTTGGCATTGGACCACCTACCGGTGTCATATAATGCCCACCCTTTTATTGACACGGGGTTATAATCTGTTCCCGCAGAAAAGATGGAGGGCAAGGAAAGATAGGCTAAACCATTATTGGACTTATAGTCTACTCTATCCTTTAGCAGCTCCTTTTGTCGTTCCCACTCTACCTTCAAGAGGGTAGACTTGTCCAGCAGGTTATCCTTACTCAGTTTGGAGACCTTGAAAAGAAAATCATTGTTGGCCTTTGGACTCCAATTTAGTTCCAGCCCTTGCTCTAAAGGCTGACCAAATTCTTCTTGGTAGATATATACCCTCCCCCTCACTTTCTGAGAGAAATTATGAGTAAGAGCAATATTCCTTGTGCCCAGGGTCAGGCTTGACTCCTTAGCCAGAGCAGGAGATAATAATCCCGAAAGCAAGAGGATAAACAGTAGAAATAGAGGAAGGTACCTATTCATATCTTATTGTCTCCATTGGGGTCAAGCGAGCGGCCTTAATAGCCGGATATAGGCCGGAGAGCAATCCCACCAATAGACAAAAGGAAAGGGAGAACATTGCCATACCCGCCGTAAAAATGACCATTGTATTGCTTAATTCTGATCTTTTCAGGAAGAAGTTTACTGTCTGAATAATAGAGGCACCTATCCCGAGCCCGATTTCTCCCCCGATAAATCCCAGTAAAAAAGCCTCGGTCAGAAATTGGAGGAATATATCCACTTTCCTGGCCCCTACTGCCCGCCTTATCCCTATTTCAGATGTCCGCTCCATAACCGAGGTCAGCATAATATTGGTAATTCCAATCCCCCCAACCACAAAGGAGATGCTAACCAAACTTCCCAGAACTATTGTCCACAATTTCATGCTCTTTTCTATTCGGTCTAAGATACCCTTAGCCGTGGTAATATCAAACTTGTCAGCCCTGAGATGCGTTTTTCTCAGAATCTCTCTGGCCCTCTTGGCCGCCTGGTCAACAACGGCCATACTCTTTGCCTGAAGATGGAGGTAGCTTAATTCATCTTTGCCGGTTAAGCGTTTCTGGGCAGTGGTCAGAGGAATGAAGATGATTTTGTTTTTCCAATCAAGTATATTCTGATCGCCAAAGACCATTTCTTTGTTTTGCATAACCCCTACGACTACATAAGCCTCATCCTCGATCTCTACTATTTGGGGATTCTCGCCGGCAAACAGTTCCGCCTTGATCTTTTGCCCCAACACACATACCTTTCTGCAACTCTCAAGATCGCTGTGAGTTATAAATCGACCTTCTTCTACCCAATGATCTTCTACCTTTTGAAAATCAGGAACCACTCCGTAAAGGGGATAAGTGTGCACCTTATCTCTATATTTAACCGGTAAAAAAAGACGGACTACAGGAGAAATCCCTTCAAACAAGGAGTCCTCCTCACAAAATAACCGATAGTCAAAGTAATCCAACACCCGTGGCCATTCTCTTGGGTCTTCCCTCTTATATTCTTCCCTGGGAAGTAGTGAAACCGAGATATTAAGGTACCCCCCAATCTCGGTTAATATCTTCAAATTTTCAACTTTGGCCCCATTTAAGATAGCTCCCACTGCCAGACAGGTGGCTACAGCAAAGACAATCCCCAATATCGTTAACGCTGCCCGCAACTTGTGTTCTAATAAACTCTTTAGTCCCGCTCTCAGGCTTTCCCATATCCTCATATTCGATCCCGGTCAAATTACAGCCGTTCTTCCTTTTCTATCATTCCATCTCTAAGAGAAATAATTCTGTTTGTCTGCCTGGCAATCTCAAGGTTATGAGTGGTTAAAATCACCGTATTTCCTCTTTGATTCAGCTCCTTAAATATGGAAATAATCTGCCGGCCGGTCTGGCTGTCAAGATTACCGGTTGGTTCATCCGCCAGGATCAGAGAAGGATTATTGACCAGAGCCCGGGCAATCGCCACCCTTTGTCTCTCACCCCCGGAGAGTTCAGAAGGATGATGATTGGCCCTCTCAGTCAGGCCAACTGAAAGTAGAGCTCCCTCGACTTTTGTCTTTCT includes:
- a CDS encoding cysteine peptidase family C39 domain-containing protein, with amino-acid sequence MLKILTLGLIVIIVGAGATFGIRAYIELSDPIIVEGIKGRLLKPPPLTVYGGVILRKDLAFLQKTNYTCGPATLALACKAMGVKASEEEIAFLSSCNKEGTSMLNLSKAAREKGLVAQGLFLTLDDFRKMIGRRILIAFIEKSHFGLVIGHGSDDGILIIDPNYGVVLLKENRFRRIWDGYVLSLGKRKEGNDN
- a CDS encoding ABC transporter permease, which gives rise to MRIWESLRAGLKSLLEHKLRAALTILGIVFAVATCLAVGAILNGAKVENLKILTEIGGYLNISVSLLPREEYKREDPREWPRVLDYFDYRLFCEEDSLFEGISPVVRLFLPVKYRDKVHTYPLYGVVPDFQKVEDHWVEEGRFITHSDLESCRKVCVLGQKIKAELFAGENPQIVEIEDEAYVVVGVMQNKEMVFGDQNILDWKNKIIFIPLTTAQKRLTGKDELSYLHLQAKSMAVVDQAAKRAREILRKTHLRADKFDITTAKGILDRIEKSMKLWTIVLGSLVSISFVVGGIGITNIMLTSVMERTSEIGIRRAVGARKVDIFLQFLTEAFLLGFIGGEIGLGIGASIIQTVNFFLKRSELSNTMVIFTAGMAMFSLSFCLLVGLLSGLYPAIKAARLTPMETIRYE